The Pseudomonadota bacterium genome includes a region encoding these proteins:
- a CDS encoding Hsp20/alpha crystallin family protein: MSAVVKKNRPKHASKGLSPLWDDFARMERQMENMFAGLMPRSTTATSAAASMMSVVMDVKESPNTYQVTAELPGVEESEIDVSYKDGLLTISGEKSARETCEEGENWHRMERSYGSFTRSFHFRDIVDEEHIKADYESGVLTVTLPKIQTIEKEPKHIAIGK, translated from the coding sequence ATGAGTGCTGTTGTGAAAAAAAACAGACCGAAACATGCGTCTAAAGGCCTCTCACCACTTTGGGACGACTTTGCTCGAATGGAACGGCAGATGGAGAATATGTTCGCAGGCTTAATGCCGCGCTCCACTACCGCAACATCAGCAGCCGCCTCTATGATGAGTGTGGTCATGGACGTGAAAGAAAGTCCAAATACTTACCAAGTGACAGCTGAGCTTCCTGGTGTAGAGGAAAGCGAGATAGATGTTAGCTATAAGGATGGCCTACTGACCATCTCTGGTGAAAAGTCAGCGAGAGAGACATGTGAAGAAGGCGAGAATTGGCATCGTATGGAGAGATCTTATGGATCATTCACACGTAGCTTCCACTTCCGCGATATAGTAGACGAAGAACACATCAAAGCTGATTATGAAAGCGGCGTCCTTACAGTCACTTTACCCAAAATACAAACGATAGAAAAAGAACCGAAACATATCGCCATTGGTAAGTAG
- a CDS encoding H-type lectin domain-containing protein: MTMFKKIHVKVACLLAISAVIAAPLATAQSRGGESLSRQVQSLKTMLDSYRTTQAALNATQDNQINALTTQINSMNSCANNSMVYAPSNPASDANGCFRPSTGSITQGRISRPLEYTNYSGRVTFDTPFSRRPSITYSVTNFHAGGPCRGYDVHPTLTITNITRRGFDYTMPGARGGCSWHSTYGALWFASEDPVQVSGPLVCPSTTHSGATFPSRSAGTTHNVTLSGGCPSRPGQITQTNQRIVTGTCTADSSGTSATWGNFSSRQNCTYRNER, encoded by the coding sequence ATGACTATGTTCAAAAAAATTCATGTAAAAGTCGCATGTTTACTGGCTATTTCAGCAGTTATAGCGGCACCACTGGCAACAGCACAATCCAGAGGTGGCGAAAGTCTGTCTAGGCAAGTACAATCTCTTAAAACGATGCTTGATAGCTACCGCACCACTCAGGCAGCGCTGAATGCCACTCAAGATAATCAGATTAATGCTCTGACAACTCAAATTAATAGCATGAATAGCTGTGCAAATAATTCTATGGTTTATGCACCAAGCAACCCTGCAAGTGATGCAAATGGTTGTTTTCGCCCAAGTACTGGAAGTATTACGCAAGGACGTATTTCCCGTCCACTGGAATATACAAACTACAGCGGACGTGTCACATTTGATACACCTTTTTCCAGAAGACCTAGTATTACGTATAGCGTAACTAATTTCCACGCAGGTGGCCCATGTCGAGGTTATGATGTTCACCCAACTCTTACCATTACAAATATCACGCGTAGAGGCTTCGATTATACAATGCCTGGCGCCCGTGGTGGATGTAGTTGGCATTCAACATATGGAGCTCTCTGGTTTGCATCAGAAGATCCTGTTCAAGTTAGCGGGCCTCTTGTCTGCCCATCAACAACTCACTCTGGTGCCACATTCCCATCCAGAAGTGCAGGCACCACGCATAATGTTACCCTTTCTGGGGGATGTCCAAGTAGACCTGGACAAATTACACAAACAAACCAGCGTATTGTAACAGGTACATGTACAGCTGACTCTAGTGGAACAAGTGCAACATGGGGTAACTTTTCAAGTCGCCAAAATTGTACTTACCGTAATGAACGCTAA